From Panicum hallii strain FIL2 chromosome 2, PHallii_v3.1, whole genome shotgun sequence, a single genomic window includes:
- the LOC112879351 gene encoding tetraspanin-8-like — MAFRLSNNLIGILNFVTFLLSVPILGAGIWLGHRADGTECERYLSAPVIAFGVFLLAVSLAGLVGACCRVTWLLWVYLLAMFVLIVAVFCLTVFAFAVTNRGAGEAVSGRGYKEYRLGDYSNWLQKRVESTKNWNRIRSCLQDSKVCKSMQEKRETFADFMRSDLSPIESGCCKPPTSCQFTYESGTNWTKTPTSSTDPDCSTWSNEALCYNCQSCKAGVVATFKRDWKRVAVVNIVFLVFIIIVYSVGCCAFRNNRRDNAYRGGWKGGYA; from the exons ATGGCGTTCCGGCTGAGCAACAACCTCATCGGCATCCTCAACTTCGTCACCTTCCTGCTCTCCGTCCCGATCCTGGGCGCCGGCATCTGGCTGGGCCACCGCGCCGACGGCACCGAGTGCGAGCGCTACCTCTCCGCGCCCGTCATCGCCTTCGGCGTCTTCCTCCTCGCCGTCTCCCTCGCGGGGCTCGTCGGCGCCTGCTGCCGCGTCACCTGGCTGCTCTGGGTCTACCTCCTCGCCATGTTCGTTCTCATCGTCGCCGTCTTCTGCCTCACCGTCTTCGCCTTCGCCGTCACCAACCGCGGCGCCGGGGAGGCCGTGTCGGGCCGCGGGTACAAGGAGTACCGCCTCGGGGACTACTCCAACTGGCTGCAGAAGCGGGTGGAGAGCACCAAGAACTGGAACAGGATCCGGAGCTGCCTCCAGGACTCCAAGGTCTGCAAGAGCATGCAGGAGAAGAGGGAGACGTTCGCGGACTTCATGCGCTCGGACCTCTCGCCCATCGAG TCCGGCTGCTGCAAGCCCCCCACCAGCTGCCAGTTCACCTACGAGAGCGGCACGAACTGGACCAAGACCCCCACGAGCTCGACGGACCCGGACTGCAGCACCTGGAGCAACGAGGCGCTCTGCTACAACTGCCAGTCCTGCAAGGCCGGCGTGGTGGCCACCTTCAAGCGGGACTGGAAGCGCGTCGCCGTCGTCAACATCGTCTTCCTCgtcttcatcatcatcgtctACTCCGTCGGATGCTGCGCGTTCCGGAACAACCGCAGGGACAACGCCTACCGCGGCGGCTGGAAGGGCGGGTACGCCTGA